Proteins encoded in a region of the Anopheles ziemanni chromosome 2, idAnoZiCoDA_A2_x.2, whole genome shotgun sequence genome:
- the LOC131293822 gene encoding serine/threonine-protein phosphatase 6 regulatory ankyrin repeat subunit B isoform X1: MDKSKKPPATAGGGTGPGAGAGGTGAAGTAGGAAGGAPGAGGPGKAGGGGKGPGGKGPPKGKPSDSDAPGASGKAEGESGSAKDDSSANGDKKSDKADTEQPSQPKPGSAGATVRDGAQKVLNLALKSEWAPVEAVLKGLEKAVAAGGDDASQTPLAGVLDPATGMTPLMLAVKDNRTPILDRMIELGSDVGARNNDNYNVIHIASMYSREDVVKLLLQKRGVDPYSTGGSRQQTAVHLVASRQTGTATAILRALLTAAGKDIRTKTDGKGKIPLLLAVEAGNQSMCRELLSSQTADQLKATTTNGDTALHLAARRKDVEMARILIDYGANVDVQNGEGQTSLHIAAAEGDEAMVKYFYTVRASAGITDFQDRTPMHLAAENGHASIIEILADKYRASIYERTKDGSTLMHIASLNGHAECATTLFRKGVYLHMPNKGGARSIHTAAKYGHVGIISTLLNKGEKVDVPTNDHYTALHIAVQSAKPAVVETLLGFGAEVHVRGGKLRETPLHIAARVRDGDRCALMLLKSGAGANKTTDDGQTPVHVAAKNGNVQTLDLLLEDNGDPLIKSNVGETPLHLGARNCHPQIVQHLIDFVMMKHGKEVLRNYLNFTNEDGATALHYACQVVKEEVKKANGDRDIVRMLLENGADVALSTKSTQETCFHAVAVAGNNDVLTEMISHMSATDIQKAMNRQSSVGWTPLLIACNRGHMDLVNNLLANHARVDVFDNEGRSALHLAAEHGFLQVCDALITNKAFINSKSRVGRTALHLAAMNGYSELVKFLIRDHNAVVDILTLRKQTPLHLAAASGQMNVCKLLLELGANIDATDDVGQKPIHVAAQNNYSEVAKLMLQQHPNLVMATSKDGNTCAHIAAMQGSVKVIEELMKFDRNGVISTRNKLTDSTPLQLAAEGGHADVVKVLVRAGASCTDENKSGFTAVHLAAKNGHGQVLEVMRSTNSLRVSSKKLGLTPLHVAAYYGQADTVRELLINVPATVKSDSPSGTSLVPELGNESGLTPLHLAAYSGNENVVRLLLNSAGVQVDAATTENGYNPLHLACFGGHVPIVGLLLSRSAELLHSVDRHGKTGLHIAAMHGHYQMVEVLLGQGSEINASDKNGWTPLHCTAKAGYLDVVKLLVEAGGSPKSETNYSCAPIWFAASEGHNDVLKYLMHKEHDTYALMEDKRFVYNLMIVSKNHNNKPIEEFVLVSPAPVDTAAKLSNIFMVLSTKEKERAKDLIAAGKQCETMATELLALAAGADSAGRILTATDRRNMEFLDVLIENEQKEVIAHTVVQRYLQELWRGTLNWTAWRIMLLFVGFIICPPVWIIFTLPLGHNFYKVPIIKFMSYLTSHIYLMIHLMIVGITPIYPVVRPSLLPYWYEWGLLVWLSGLLLFELTNPSDKSGLGSIKVLVLLFGIIGVGVHVSGILYVNKAYWPTLMYCRNQFFALSFLLACVQILDFLSFHHLFGPWAIIIGDLLKDLARFLAVLAIFVFGFSMHIVALNQSFHNFSADEIRRLPRTVAMATYFSDAADGGDIANTEVERVKRVAVAKEQINDYRRKHKADIPMTPIIAFERLFFAVFGQTSPDDINSQRSSRPEWTENLFKIVFGIYMLVSVVVLINLLIAMMSDTYQRIQAQSDIEWKYGLSKLIRNMHRTSTAPSPMNLVTTWFVWIVEKVRARIVKKKRPSLVQMMSLHRGQQSPRTKAGAKWLSKVKKGQVAPKDSTALSVMHLSPLGSQVSFTTVNTTRIENVADWEAISKKYRALVGHDSEDGGSMKDSEGDNHSTNNGPGGAGNDGQQMGNNVNKV, translated from the exons GCCACCGGAATGACACCGCTGATGCTCGCCGTCAAGGATAATCGTACGCCCATCCTGGACCGGATGATCGAGCTCGGATCGGACGTTGGCGCCAGGAATAAC GACAATtacaatgtgatacatattgcTTCCATGTACTCTAGAGAAGACGTAGttaaattacttttacaaAAACGGGGTGTAGATCCTTATTCAACTGGTGGG TCACGTCAACAAACGGCCGTACATCTGGTAGCGAGCAGGCAGACCGGGACGGCAACGGCGATTCTACGCGCGCTGCTCACTGCAGCCGGTAAGGACATCCGAACAAAGACTGATGGA AAAGGCAAGATCCCGCTGCTGCTCGCCGTCGAGGCTGGCAACCAGTCGATGTGCAGGGAGTTGCTCTCGTCCCAGACGGCGGATCAGCTGAAG GCCACAACCACCAATGGCGACACGGCGCTACATTTGGCCGCTAGGCGGAAGGACGTCGAGATGGCCCGGATACTCATCGACTACGGTGCCAACGTGGACGTGCAGAATGGCGAGGGTCAAACGTCACTGCACATCGCGGCGGCCGAGGGCGACGAGGCGATGGTCAAGTACTTCTATACCGTGCGCGCCTCGGCTGGCATTACCGATTTTCAGG ATCGTACACCGATGCATCTGGCAGCTGAAAATGGACATGCGTCAATCATTGAAATTCTGGCGGACAAGTATCGCGCCAGTATCTACGAACGAACCAAGGATGGTAGTACACTGATGCATATCGCCTCACTGAACGGTCATGCCGAGTGTGCAACGACGTTGTTTCGCAAGGGTGTCTATCTTCATATGCCAAACAAGGGAGGTGCCCGGAGCATCCACACGGCGGCCAAGTACGGTCACGTGGGCATCATCAGTACGCTGCTGAACAAGGGTGAGAAGGTGGACGTCCCAACGAAT GATCACTACACTGCCTTACACATTGCTGTTCAATCGGCCAAACCGGCCGTGGTAGAGACGCTGCTCGGCTTCGGTGCCGAGGTGCATGTTCGCGGAGGAAAGCTACGGGAGACGCCACTTCACATAGCAGCCCGCGTCAGGGACGGGGATCGGTGTGCGTTGATGTTGCTAAAGTCTGGCGCAGGTGCCAACAAGACGACAGACGATGGCCAAACACCGGTCCACGTTGCGGCTAAGAATGGGAACGTCCAGACGCTCGACCTGCTGCTTGAAGACAACGGAGATCCACTGATCAAGTCGAAT GTCGGTGAAACGCCACTCCATTTAGGGGCACGAAACTGCCATCCGCAGATCGTGCAGCATCTGATCGACTTCGTGATGATGAAGCACGGCAAGGAGGTGTTACGGAACTATCTGAATTTTACGAACGAAGACGGTGCGACGGCACTACATTACGCCTGTCAGGTGGTGAAGGAGGAGGTGAAGAAAGCGAACGGCGATCGGGACATCGTGCGGATGCTGCTGGAGAACGGTGCGGACGTGGCGCTGAGTACGAAGTCCACGCAGGAAACGTGTTTCCacgcggtggcggtggccggCAACAACGACGTACTGACGGAAATGATCAGCCACATGAGTGCGACCGACATCCAGAAGGCGATGAACCGGCAATCGTCGGTCGGCTGGACGCCGCTGCTGATCGCGTGCAACCGGGGCCACATGGATCTGGTGAACAATCTGCTAGCGAACCACGCCAGGGTGGACGTGTTCGACAACGAGGGACGGTCGGCGCTCCATCTGGCCGCCGAGCACGGTTTCCTGCAGGTGTGCGATGCACTCATCACCAACAAGGCGTTCATCAACTCGAAGTCGCGAGTCGGGCGAACGGCGCTACATCTCGCAGCAATGAACGGGTACTCGGAGCTGGTGAAGTTCCTGATCCGCGACCACAACGCGGTGGTGGACATCCTCACGCTGCGGAAGCAGACGCCGCTCCATCTCGCGGCGGCCAGTGGACAGATGAACGTGTGCAAGCTGCTACTGGAACTAGGTGCCAACATCGACGCGACGGACGACGTCGGCCAGAAGCCGATCCACGTAGCCGCCCAGAACAACTACTCCGAAGTGGCCAAACTGATGCTCCAGCAGCACCCGAACCTGGTGATGGCGACGAGCAAGGACGGCAACACCTGCGCGCACATCGCCGCGATGCAGGGCTCCGTCAAGGTGATCGAGGAGCTGATGAAGTTCGACCGGAACGGCGTGATCTCGACGCGCAACAAGCTGACGGACTCGACGCCGCTGCAGCTGGCGGCCGAGGGCGGGCACGCCGACGTCGTGAAGGTGCTCGTCCGGGCCGGCGCGTCCTGTACCGACGAGAACAAGTCCGGCTTCACGGCCGTGCACCTGGCGGCCAAGAACGGCCACGGCCAGGTGCTGGAGGTGATGCGCAGCACTAATTCGCTAAGGGTGTCCAGTAAAAAATTGGGTTTAACGCCACTGCATGTGGCCGCGTACTACGGGCAGGCAGACACCGTGCGTGAACTGCTGATCAATGTGCCCGCGACGGTTAAATCCGATTCTCCATCTGGCACATCATTAGTACCTGAATTAGGGAATGAGTCCGGGCTGACGCCGCTCCATCTGGCGGCGTACTCGGGAAACGAGAACGTGGTCCGGTTACTACTCAACTCGGCCGGCGTTCAGGTCGATGCTGCGACAACCGAGAAT GGTTACAATCCTCTGCATTTAGCGTGCTTCGGTGGGCACGTCCCGATCGTGGGACTGCTGCTCAGCCGTTCGGCCGAACTTCTGCACAGTGTGGACCGGCACGGGAAGACCGGCCTGCACATAGCAGCTATGCACGGTCACTACCAGATGGTGGAGGTCCTGCTCGGCCAGGGCTCGGAGATCAACGCGTCGGACAAGAACGGCTGGACGCCACTGCACTGCACCGCCAAGGCGGGCTATCTGGACGTCGTGAAGCTGCTGGTGGAGGCGGGTGGTTCACCCAAGTCGGAGACCAACTACAGCTGCGCCCCGATCTGGTTTGCCGCGTCCGAGGGCCACAACGACGTGCTCAAGTATCTGATGCACAAGGAACACGACACCTACGCCCTGATGGAGGACAAACGCTTCGTCTACAACCTGATGATTGTGTCGAAGAACCACAACAACAAGCCGATCGAGGAGTTTGTGCTTGTATCGCCGGCACCGGTTGACACCGCCGCCAAGCTGTCCAACATCTTTATGGTCCTCTCGACGAAG GAAAAAGAGCGTGCGAAGGATCTGATCGCAGCCGGGAAGCAGTGCGAAACGATGGCTACCGAGCTGCTGGCGCTGGCCGCAGGTGCAGACTCGGCAGGTCGTATTCTCACGGCTACCGATCGGCGCAACATGGAGTTCCTGGACGTGCTGATCGAGAACGAGCAGAAGGAGGTGATCGCGCACACGGTCGTGCAGCGCTATCTGCAG GAACTCTGGCGAGGTACGCTCAACTGGACGGCGTGGCGCATCATGCTGCTGTTCGTAGGGTTCATCATCTGTCCACCGGTGTGGATCATCTTCACGCTACCGCTCGGGCACAACTTCTACAAGGTGCCCATCATCAAGTTCATGTCCTATCTCACCTCGCACATCTACCTGATGATCCACCTGATGATCGTCGGCATCACGCCGATCTATCCGGTCGTGCGGCCCAGCCTCCTGCCGTACTGGTACGAGTGGGGCCTGCTGGTGTGGCTCAGcgggctgctgctgttcgagCTGACCAACCCGAGCGACAAGTCCGGCCTGGGTAGTATCAAAGTATTAGTGTTACTGTTCGGTATTATAGGTGTGGGCGTGCACGTGTCCGGCATACTGTACGTGAACAAAGCCTACTGGCCAACGCTGATGTACTGCCGGAATCAGTTTTTCGCCCTCTCGTTTCTGCTCGCCTGCGTGCAGATCCTGGACTTTCTCTCCTTTCACCACCTGTTCGGCCCGTGGGCCATCATTATCGGCGATCTGCTAAAGGATCTCGCCCGCTTCCTCGCCGTGCTGGCGATCTTCGTGTTCGGCTTCTCGATGCACATCGTCGCGCTGAATCAATCATTTCACAATTTCAGCGCCGACGAAATTCGCCGACTGCCCCGTACGGTTGCGATGGCTACGTACTTCAGCGACG CAGCAGATGGCGGCGATATCGCCAATACCGAAGTCGAGCGCGTCAAGCGTGTCGCGGTCGCAAAAGAGCAAATCAATGACTACCGTCGAAAGCACAAAGCCGACA TTCCGATGACACCGATCATCGCCTTCGAGCGCCTGTTCTTCGCCGTGTTCGGCCAGACGTCGCCGGATGACATCAACTCGCAGCGCTCGTCCCGTCCCGAGTGGACGGAAAACTTGTTCAAGATAGTATTTGGCATTTATATGTTAGTCTCCGTAGTAGTGCTCATTAATCTTCTTATCGCAATGATGTCGGATACCTATCAACGCATCCAG GCGCAATCCGATATCGAGTGGAAGTACGGCTTGTCCAAGCTGATCCGAAACATGCACCGTACATCGACGGCACCGTCGCCGATGAACCTCGTCACGACCTGGTTCGTGTGGATAGTGGAGAAAGTGCGG GCCCGCATAGTGAAGAAGAAGCGACCGTCGCTGGTGCAGATGATGAGTCTTCACCGTGGACAGCAGAGTCCGCGCACCAAAGCCGGTGCCAAGTGGTTGTCGAAAGTGAAGAAAGGTCAGGTGGCTCCTAAAG ACTCGACCGCGCTTTCCGTTATGCATCTGTCTCCACTTGGCTCGCAAGTCAGTTTCACCACTGTCAATACGACCCGAATCGAGAACGTTGCAGACTGGGAGGCGATCTCGAAGAAGTACCGCGCCCTGGTCGGCCACGACTCGGAGGATGGCGGCTCGATGAAGGACTCGGAGGGCGACAACCATTCGACCAACAACGGACCCGGAGGAGCCGGCAACGATGGGCAGCAGATGGGTAACAACGTCAACAAGGTGTAA
- the LOC131293822 gene encoding serine/threonine-protein phosphatase 6 regulatory ankyrin repeat subunit B isoform X2 encodes MDKSKKPPATAGGGAAGGAPGAGGPGKAGGGGKGPGGKGPPKGKPSDSDAPGASGKAEGESGSAKDDSSANGDKKSDKADTEQPSQPKPGSAGATVRDGAQKVLNLALKSEWAPVEAVLKGLEKAVAAGGDDASQTPLAGVLDPATGMTPLMLAVKDNRTPILDRMIELGSDVGARNNDNYNVIHIASMYSREDVVKLLLQKRGVDPYSTGGSRQQTAVHLVASRQTGTATAILRALLTAAGKDIRTKTDGKGKIPLLLAVEAGNQSMCRELLSSQTADQLKATTTNGDTALHLAARRKDVEMARILIDYGANVDVQNGEGQTSLHIAAAEGDEAMVKYFYTVRASAGITDFQDRTPMHLAAENGHASIIEILADKYRASIYERTKDGSTLMHIASLNGHAECATTLFRKGVYLHMPNKGGARSIHTAAKYGHVGIISTLLNKGEKVDVPTNDHYTALHIAVQSAKPAVVETLLGFGAEVHVRGGKLRETPLHIAARVRDGDRCALMLLKSGAGANKTTDDGQTPVHVAAKNGNVQTLDLLLEDNGDPLIKSNVGETPLHLGARNCHPQIVQHLIDFVMMKHGKEVLRNYLNFTNEDGATALHYACQVVKEEVKKANGDRDIVRMLLENGADVALSTKSTQETCFHAVAVAGNNDVLTEMISHMSATDIQKAMNRQSSVGWTPLLIACNRGHMDLVNNLLANHARVDVFDNEGRSALHLAAEHGFLQVCDALITNKAFINSKSRVGRTALHLAAMNGYSELVKFLIRDHNAVVDILTLRKQTPLHLAAASGQMNVCKLLLELGANIDATDDVGQKPIHVAAQNNYSEVAKLMLQQHPNLVMATSKDGNTCAHIAAMQGSVKVIEELMKFDRNGVISTRNKLTDSTPLQLAAEGGHADVVKVLVRAGASCTDENKSGFTAVHLAAKNGHGQVLEVMRSTNSLRVSSKKLGLTPLHVAAYYGQADTVRELLINVPATVKSDSPSGTSLVPELGNESGLTPLHLAAYSGNENVVRLLLNSAGVQVDAATTENGYNPLHLACFGGHVPIVGLLLSRSAELLHSVDRHGKTGLHIAAMHGHYQMVEVLLGQGSEINASDKNGWTPLHCTAKAGYLDVVKLLVEAGGSPKSETNYSCAPIWFAASEGHNDVLKYLMHKEHDTYALMEDKRFVYNLMIVSKNHNNKPIEEFVLVSPAPVDTAAKLSNIFMVLSTKEKERAKDLIAAGKQCETMATELLALAAGADSAGRILTATDRRNMEFLDVLIENEQKEVIAHTVVQRYLQELWRGTLNWTAWRIMLLFVGFIICPPVWIIFTLPLGHNFYKVPIIKFMSYLTSHIYLMIHLMIVGITPIYPVVRPSLLPYWYEWGLLVWLSGLLLFELTNPSDKSGLGSIKVLVLLFGIIGVGVHVSGILYVNKAYWPTLMYCRNQFFALSFLLACVQILDFLSFHHLFGPWAIIIGDLLKDLARFLAVLAIFVFGFSMHIVALNQSFHNFSADEIRRLPRTVAMATYFSDVRMNPILSFELLFFAVFGQTTTDQTQIDKMASGTTRTQPYWTEYLFKIVFGIYMLVSVVVLINLLIAMMSDTYQRIQAQSDIEWKYGLSKLIRNMHRTSTAPSPMNLVTTWFVWIVEKVRARIVKKKRPSLVQMMSLHRGQQSPRTKAGAKWLSKVKKGQVAPKDSTALSVMHLSPLGSQVSFTTVNTTRIENVADWEAISKKYRALVGHDSEDGGSMKDSEGDNHSTNNGPGGAGNDGQQMGNNVNKV; translated from the exons GCCACCGGAATGACACCGCTGATGCTCGCCGTCAAGGATAATCGTACGCCCATCCTGGACCGGATGATCGAGCTCGGATCGGACGTTGGCGCCAGGAATAAC GACAATtacaatgtgatacatattgcTTCCATGTACTCTAGAGAAGACGTAGttaaattacttttacaaAAACGGGGTGTAGATCCTTATTCAACTGGTGGG TCACGTCAACAAACGGCCGTACATCTGGTAGCGAGCAGGCAGACCGGGACGGCAACGGCGATTCTACGCGCGCTGCTCACTGCAGCCGGTAAGGACATCCGAACAAAGACTGATGGA AAAGGCAAGATCCCGCTGCTGCTCGCCGTCGAGGCTGGCAACCAGTCGATGTGCAGGGAGTTGCTCTCGTCCCAGACGGCGGATCAGCTGAAG GCCACAACCACCAATGGCGACACGGCGCTACATTTGGCCGCTAGGCGGAAGGACGTCGAGATGGCCCGGATACTCATCGACTACGGTGCCAACGTGGACGTGCAGAATGGCGAGGGTCAAACGTCACTGCACATCGCGGCGGCCGAGGGCGACGAGGCGATGGTCAAGTACTTCTATACCGTGCGCGCCTCGGCTGGCATTACCGATTTTCAGG ATCGTACACCGATGCATCTGGCAGCTGAAAATGGACATGCGTCAATCATTGAAATTCTGGCGGACAAGTATCGCGCCAGTATCTACGAACGAACCAAGGATGGTAGTACACTGATGCATATCGCCTCACTGAACGGTCATGCCGAGTGTGCAACGACGTTGTTTCGCAAGGGTGTCTATCTTCATATGCCAAACAAGGGAGGTGCCCGGAGCATCCACACGGCGGCCAAGTACGGTCACGTGGGCATCATCAGTACGCTGCTGAACAAGGGTGAGAAGGTGGACGTCCCAACGAAT GATCACTACACTGCCTTACACATTGCTGTTCAATCGGCCAAACCGGCCGTGGTAGAGACGCTGCTCGGCTTCGGTGCCGAGGTGCATGTTCGCGGAGGAAAGCTACGGGAGACGCCACTTCACATAGCAGCCCGCGTCAGGGACGGGGATCGGTGTGCGTTGATGTTGCTAAAGTCTGGCGCAGGTGCCAACAAGACGACAGACGATGGCCAAACACCGGTCCACGTTGCGGCTAAGAATGGGAACGTCCAGACGCTCGACCTGCTGCTTGAAGACAACGGAGATCCACTGATCAAGTCGAAT GTCGGTGAAACGCCACTCCATTTAGGGGCACGAAACTGCCATCCGCAGATCGTGCAGCATCTGATCGACTTCGTGATGATGAAGCACGGCAAGGAGGTGTTACGGAACTATCTGAATTTTACGAACGAAGACGGTGCGACGGCACTACATTACGCCTGTCAGGTGGTGAAGGAGGAGGTGAAGAAAGCGAACGGCGATCGGGACATCGTGCGGATGCTGCTGGAGAACGGTGCGGACGTGGCGCTGAGTACGAAGTCCACGCAGGAAACGTGTTTCCacgcggtggcggtggccggCAACAACGACGTACTGACGGAAATGATCAGCCACATGAGTGCGACCGACATCCAGAAGGCGATGAACCGGCAATCGTCGGTCGGCTGGACGCCGCTGCTGATCGCGTGCAACCGGGGCCACATGGATCTGGTGAACAATCTGCTAGCGAACCACGCCAGGGTGGACGTGTTCGACAACGAGGGACGGTCGGCGCTCCATCTGGCCGCCGAGCACGGTTTCCTGCAGGTGTGCGATGCACTCATCACCAACAAGGCGTTCATCAACTCGAAGTCGCGAGTCGGGCGAACGGCGCTACATCTCGCAGCAATGAACGGGTACTCGGAGCTGGTGAAGTTCCTGATCCGCGACCACAACGCGGTGGTGGACATCCTCACGCTGCGGAAGCAGACGCCGCTCCATCTCGCGGCGGCCAGTGGACAGATGAACGTGTGCAAGCTGCTACTGGAACTAGGTGCCAACATCGACGCGACGGACGACGTCGGCCAGAAGCCGATCCACGTAGCCGCCCAGAACAACTACTCCGAAGTGGCCAAACTGATGCTCCAGCAGCACCCGAACCTGGTGATGGCGACGAGCAAGGACGGCAACACCTGCGCGCACATCGCCGCGATGCAGGGCTCCGTCAAGGTGATCGAGGAGCTGATGAAGTTCGACCGGAACGGCGTGATCTCGACGCGCAACAAGCTGACGGACTCGACGCCGCTGCAGCTGGCGGCCGAGGGCGGGCACGCCGACGTCGTGAAGGTGCTCGTCCGGGCCGGCGCGTCCTGTACCGACGAGAACAAGTCCGGCTTCACGGCCGTGCACCTGGCGGCCAAGAACGGCCACGGCCAGGTGCTGGAGGTGATGCGCAGCACTAATTCGCTAAGGGTGTCCAGTAAAAAATTGGGTTTAACGCCACTGCATGTGGCCGCGTACTACGGGCAGGCAGACACCGTGCGTGAACTGCTGATCAATGTGCCCGCGACGGTTAAATCCGATTCTCCATCTGGCACATCATTAGTACCTGAATTAGGGAATGAGTCCGGGCTGACGCCGCTCCATCTGGCGGCGTACTCGGGAAACGAGAACGTGGTCCGGTTACTACTCAACTCGGCCGGCGTTCAGGTCGATGCTGCGACAACCGAGAAT GGTTACAATCCTCTGCATTTAGCGTGCTTCGGTGGGCACGTCCCGATCGTGGGACTGCTGCTCAGCCGTTCGGCCGAACTTCTGCACAGTGTGGACCGGCACGGGAAGACCGGCCTGCACATAGCAGCTATGCACGGTCACTACCAGATGGTGGAGGTCCTGCTCGGCCAGGGCTCGGAGATCAACGCGTCGGACAAGAACGGCTGGACGCCACTGCACTGCACCGCCAAGGCGGGCTATCTGGACGTCGTGAAGCTGCTGGTGGAGGCGGGTGGTTCACCCAAGTCGGAGACCAACTACAGCTGCGCCCCGATCTGGTTTGCCGCGTCCGAGGGCCACAACGACGTGCTCAAGTATCTGATGCACAAGGAACACGACACCTACGCCCTGATGGAGGACAAACGCTTCGTCTACAACCTGATGATTGTGTCGAAGAACCACAACAACAAGCCGATCGAGGAGTTTGTGCTTGTATCGCCGGCACCGGTTGACACCGCCGCCAAGCTGTCCAACATCTTTATGGTCCTCTCGACGAAG GAAAAAGAGCGTGCGAAGGATCTGATCGCAGCCGGGAAGCAGTGCGAAACGATGGCTACCGAGCTGCTGGCGCTGGCCGCAGGTGCAGACTCGGCAGGTCGTATTCTCACGGCTACCGATCGGCGCAACATGGAGTTCCTGGACGTGCTGATCGAGAACGAGCAGAAGGAGGTGATCGCGCACACGGTCGTGCAGCGCTATCTGCAG GAACTCTGGCGAGGTACGCTCAACTGGACGGCGTGGCGCATCATGCTGCTGTTCGTAGGGTTCATCATCTGTCCACCGGTGTGGATCATCTTCACGCTACCGCTCGGGCACAACTTCTACAAGGTGCCCATCATCAAGTTCATGTCCTATCTCACCTCGCACATCTACCTGATGATCCACCTGATGATCGTCGGCATCACGCCGATCTATCCGGTCGTGCGGCCCAGCCTCCTGCCGTACTGGTACGAGTGGGGCCTGCTGGTGTGGCTCAGcgggctgctgctgttcgagCTGACCAACCCGAGCGACAAGTCCGGCCTGGGTAGTATCAAAGTATTAGTGTTACTGTTCGGTATTATAGGTGTGGGCGTGCACGTGTCCGGCATACTGTACGTGAACAAAGCCTACTGGCCAACGCTGATGTACTGCCGGAATCAGTTTTTCGCCCTCTCGTTTCTGCTCGCCTGCGTGCAGATCCTGGACTTTCTCTCCTTTCACCACCTGTTCGGCCCGTGGGCCATCATTATCGGCGATCTGCTAAAGGATCTCGCCCGCTTCCTCGCCGTGCTGGCGATCTTCGTGTTCGGCTTCTCGATGCACATCGTCGCGCTGAATCAATCATTTCACAATTTCAGCGCCGACGAAATTCGCCGACTGCCCCGTACGGTTGCGATGGCTACGTACTTCAGCGACG TGCGCATGAATCCCATACTGTCATTCGAGCTGCTCTTTTTCGCTGTATTTGGTCAAACCACCACCGATCAAACACAAATTGATAAAATGGCATCGGGTACAACACGAACGCAACCCTATTGGACTGAGTACTTGTTCAAAATTGTATTTGGCATTTACATGTTGGTATCTGTTGTTGTACTTATCAATCTGCTCATTGCTATGATGTCTGATACGTATCAGAGAATTCAG GCGCAATCCGATATCGAGTGGAAGTACGGCTTGTCCAAGCTGATCCGAAACATGCACCGTACATCGACGGCACCGTCGCCGATGAACCTCGTCACGACCTGGTTCGTGTGGATAGTGGAGAAAGTGCGG GCCCGCATAGTGAAGAAGAAGCGACCGTCGCTGGTGCAGATGATGAGTCTTCACCGTGGACAGCAGAGTCCGCGCACCAAAGCCGGTGCCAAGTGGTTGTCGAAAGTGAAGAAAGGTCAGGTGGCTCCTAAAG ACTCGACCGCGCTTTCCGTTATGCATCTGTCTCCACTTGGCTCGCAAGTCAGTTTCACCACTGTCAATACGACCCGAATCGAGAACGTTGCAGACTGGGAGGCGATCTCGAAGAAGTACCGCGCCCTGGTCGGCCACGACTCGGAGGATGGCGGCTCGATGAAGGACTCGGAGGGCGACAACCATTCGACCAACAACGGACCCGGAGGAGCCGGCAACGATGGGCAGCAGATGGGTAACAACGTCAACAAGGTGTAA